TCGTCGTCCCGCTACTGGCGGGCAGTGCACTCGGTGCGCGCCTCGGCGCGGCGGCGACGACCCTCGTCGAAGAGGAGGAAATCAAGGTGTACTTCGGCGTGATGCTGCTGCTCGGAGCGGTCGCGGTCGCCGTCCGGCAGATCGGCGGCGTGCTGGAGCTGCCGATCCTCGACGTCGTGAGCCTGGTGATCATCATCGGGGCTGCGCTGCTGGTCAGCGGCGCCGTCTCCTACAGCGCGGTCCGCGAACTCCGCCGCGAAGCCGGCGAGCGCCCCGTCGCCACCGAGGCCTGAGTACCGCGCAGCTATCTACTCGTTATTGCGTTTTTCGTGCAAAATCGCAGCTGAGGGAGACTCGTTTTTCCCGCCGATTCGACGCTCGACTGTCCCCATAGTGCAGACAGGCCTCGTAGTATTGCACAAGATACGCAAGATATATGGGCGTCAGGCGCGTACCGGTGAGTGTACATGGAACCAGACGACTTCCCGACACCGGACGTCGAGGTCGACGAGATCGAGCCGGACGAGTTGAAGCAGCAGATCGACGACGGCGAGTCAGTGACGATCCTCGACGCGAGAATGGAGGGCGACTTCGAGGAGTGGCACATCGACGGTGACGCCGTCGAGATCGCGAACGTGCCCTACTTCCACTTCCTGGACGACGACGTCGACGACGACCTGCTGGAGCAGGTTCCCGAGGGCGACCCGCTGGTCGTTCTCTGTGCGAAGGGTGGTGCCAGCGAGTACGTCGCCGGCCGACTGGCCGAAGCTGGTCGGGACGTCGTCCACCTCGACGACGGGATGAACGGCTGGGCGCGAATCTACGAGCGCGAAGACGTCTCGCGCTACGACGGGCCCGGCGACCTCTACCAGTACCAGCGACCGTCCAGCGGCTGCCTCGGCTACCTGCTCGTCTCCGACGGCGAAGCGGCCGTCGTCGACCCGCTACGCGCGTTCACGGACCGGTACCTCGACGACGCGGCCGCGCTCGACGCCGAGTTGACGTACGCCTTCGACACGCACATCCACGCCGACCACATCAGCGGCGTCCGCGCGCTCGACGAGCGCGGCGTCACCGGCGTGATCCCCGAGGCGGCACGTCAGCGCGTCGTCACCTATATCGACGACCTCGAGACCGCCTCGGACGGCGACACCTACGAGGTGGGTGCGGCCACGGTCGAGACGGTCCACACCCCCGGCCACACCAGCGGGATGACCTCGTATCTGCTCGGCGGGAGCCTGCTGGCGACTGGAGACGGGCTCTTCGTCGAGAGCGTCGCCCGGCCGGACCTCGAAGAGGGTGACGAGGGCGCGCCCGACGCCGCCCGCCAGCTCTACGAGACGCTCCAGACGAGAGTCCTGACGCTCGACGACGACGTCCTCGTCGGCGGCGCGCACTTCAGCGACGCCGCCGAACCCGCCGCGGACGGGACCTACACCGCGCCCATCGGCGAACTCGAGGACGACATGGAGGCGCTGACGATGGCGGAAGACGAGTTCGTCGACCTGATCCTCTCGGACATGCCGCCGCGGCCGGCCAACTACGAGGACATCATCGCGACGAACCTCGGCCAGCAGACGGCCGACGACGAGGAGGCCTTCGAACTCGAACTCGGCCCGAACAACTGCGCCGCCAGTCAGGACGCCCTGACCGGTGACTGAATCAGCGACCGAGACGACGAAACCGACACCCGTTTTTCGCACCCGGTCCAGAGTACTGATATCAGTGGACAGTTTTCACCACACTATGTCTCGGCTCGCGAGGGATCGAAATGAGCGACGGTGACGAGCCGCCGACGGACGAGGCGGACGACGAGCCGTCGGATAGCGCGGCGGCACCGGACGGTGCACACCCGCCCGACGCCCGAGTCGGCGAGGGCTTGCTCGACCGCGACATGGGCCCGAGTTCGGCCATGGCGCACCTCTACCGCGGTGAGATCCACCGGATGACGCTGTGGCGCGAGCGTCTGGACAAGACCACCAACTGGGCGGTCCTGTTGATCGCGGCCGTGCTGACGTGGGCGTTCTCCAGCGAGGCCAACCCACACTACGTGATCCTCGTCGGTCACGCCGCTGTCGTGCTCTTCCTGGTGATCGAGGCGCGACGGTACCGGGCGTACGACGTGTGGCGCTCGCGCGTGCGCTACCTGCAGGAACACGTCTGGGCAATCGGTCTCGACCCCGAGACCGATCTCGAAGACGCCCAGTGGCGCGAGAAGTTGGCCGACGACTACCGCACCCCCACGGTGAAAATCTCGACCGAAGAGGCCATCGCCCACCGTCTCCGGCGGGTCTACTTCCCGCTTTTCACCGTGCTCAACGGCGCGTGGCTGCTCCGGGTGACGGCTTTCGCGAACACACCCTGGCCCCAGAGCGCGGCCGTCGGGACGATTCCGGGAACCGTCGTCTCCGGGATCGTGGCGGTGCTGTACATCGTCGCGCTCGTGATCTGCTGTCGCCCGCGGACCTGGCACACCCGGGGCGAACTCCTCGACGAGGACCTCAGGCAGAACGGGGACTGATCAGCGGACGGCCCTCGGCGGCACGAGGAGCACGTTCGCGTTCGCCCGCGCGGTGACGTCTTCCGAGACGCTACCCAGCAGGAGGCGCCGCATCGGGCTGCGGCCCCGCGTCCCGAGCAGTATCGTCGTCGGTTCGAACTCGGCTTCTGCAGCCAGGATCTCCTCGGTCGCGACGCCCTCCCTGACCTGGGTCTGTGTTTCGATCCCCCTGTTCTGCAGGTCGTCGGCGAGTGCAGCCAGCCGTTCCCCAGCGTCGCTGACGGCGTCGCTCTCGGCACGACGGGCCGGTGGGGTGACGTGGACCAGCATGGCCTCCTTCGTGGCGGTCTGGAGCCTGTCGAACTGGTCGAAGGCGCGTTCGGCGTTCTCCGAGAAGTCCGTCGCGTAGAGCACACGCTCGAAGAGGTGTTCGTTGGCGACCTCGTGGTCGTCCTCGCGCTCGACGATCCGCTGGACGAGCAACGGGCGGACGGTCGACCGCGCCACGTTTTTCGCCGTGCTGCCGATCAATCGCCGTTCGAGCGGGCTCTGTCCCCGCGAGCCGACGATCACCAGATCGGCGTCCACCCGCTCGGCCAGTCCGTTGATTCGCCGGTGTGGCGTCCCCCGTACGACGTGGGTCTGGACTTCGAATCCCTCTGCCTCGAGGAGGCCACGCTGCCGATCGAGCGCGGCGCGCGTCCGCCGACTCACGTCGCTTCCCGGCATTCCCGCCGTGACGTTCGGGCTCGTGACGGTGACGAGATCAAAAGTGCCGATCCCGTATCGTTCGAGACACTCGAGACAGGTCTCGGTGCCCATCGCCGCCTCGATCGCCGCCGACAGGTCGGTCGCGTACACTGCGCGCATGCGTCGACCTACGAGCGCCGCGGTAATTAGTATTGCGTATATTTCACAAGACAATAACGACGGAACGCCACAGCCGTCGGTCCGGGTGTCGAGGCCTGCGAAGTGAACGAGCCCCACCGAGCGGAGTGGGAGAAACGGGAGCAGACGGTCAGCGGTCGCCGGGGGACCGGGCCAGGCAGGTGACTTCTAGCCCCGACCCGCCGTCGCTGCCGAGCGACACGACCACGTCGTCGACGGCCCGGACGTACTCGCTGCTGTGCTTGCCGGTCGCGGAGAGCCGCGTTCGCTCTTCGAGCAGTCCGGCGTCGGTCAGCAGTTCGAGTTTCCGGTAGGTCGTCGAGAGCGGGAGGTCACAGGCGTCGGACAGTTCGTTCGCCGAGCGCGCGTCCTCGCTGGCCGCGTCGAGGATGGCGCGGCAGTCGGTGTCGTCGAGGGCGTCGAGGACGTGCTGGATCTCGGCCGCGCGGTCGACGGCCGTCGCGTCTGTCGCGGTCTCGTCGCCGAACTTCCCGGTCGCAATTGCGGACGGTGATTGGCTCATACTACTGCCGAGGGCTTCGGGGGTGAGGAACCGATAGCCCGGATAACGGGGCGGGTTTATACGTGAGCCGAACCGGTTCGGCATCTGGCGGTCGGGCGATCCCGGTCAGAGCACGTCTCCGAGCAGTTTCGTCTCCGCCGCGGAGAGGTGTTCCCGGAGCGTCGACGGGTCGATGTCGAGTTCCGCCGCGATCTCGGTCGCGTTGGCCCGCCGCGGATGCTCGAAATACCCCATCTCGTGGGCTCGTTCGAGGACCTGCAACTGTCGTTCGGTGAGCTTGCTCCGGTCGACGAGTACCGTGTCCTGGTCGGACTCGCCGGCCGGCGCTCGCACGAACCGCTTGATGTCGACGTCCGGGAACCGATCGCGGAGTTCCGCGACGACGGTCTGGAGTTCGTCGTAGTCGGCGGCGTGGAACACGACCGTGAGCCGCCCCTCCCTGGCGACGTATCGGGTGACTGGACACCCGAACTGTCCGAGACACTCGCAAGGGCAGGACACACCGTCCTCGTGGGTGAGACGGTACCGCTGGGTCGATCCGTGGGAGAACACCGGCGTCAGATCGGTCTCGGTTTCGACCGCCTCGTCGATAGCGAACTCCGTGGCACTCCGGGCGTCGGCGGATGGACGAACGCTGGTCACCACCGAATCGACCGTCGCCCCTGCCGCTGTCGCGTGTTCGACGATCGGACAGATGTCGGGCGTCGAAAATGTGACCGTCGCTCTGATCCCGGACGACATCGGTATCGAGCGTTTCCCCGGGAGTCACTTGAGTGTACAGGTCACTCCGGGGGCCCGTCCAGTAACTCGTCCTCGTAGGCGGCGACGGCCTCGACGACTGCCGCCGCGTCGTCCTCTGGAACCTCGAACGCGTCGAGACTCTCCATGAGCAAGGCGACCGCCCGGTTGATGTCCGCCGGTTCGAAGGGGACGTCGAGGTGTGCCTCCCGGACCGGTGGCGCGTCGTAGGTCTCCGGTCCGCCCGCGGCCTCACAGAGGAAATCCGTCTGCGTCCGGCGCAACTGCTCCATATCCGCGGTCTCGAAGAACGGCCCGAGCCGTTCGTCGGCGACAAGCCGGTCGTAGAAGTCGTCGACGACGGCTCGAATGCCGTCTCGCCCGCCCAGTCGCTCGTACAGTGTCGTCTCGGACATGTTCGGTACTTAGGGCACCCCCAGCAAAAGGCGATCCCTCGTTCTCACTCCCTGGAAACAGCGGCGGTCAGGTGACTCGGCGGGCCACCAGATACGCGAGGAGGAAGATGGCACCGAGCCCACCCGCGAGGGCCGCGAACGGACCGTTCTGGACGGTCAGGATCGCCGCCGTGATAGCCAGTGCGCCCGCGAGAACGGCGTACCCGAGATTTCGGTCCCCTCGCGACTGGCCGTCCACAGGGTTCGTTCGGACGACCAGTTCCTCGCGTTCGAGGCGGTCCAGCGTTCGATCGAGCCTCGCGGGGAGCCGCGTGAGGGCGGGGAGTGACCGCTGGACGTCCGTCCAGGTCTCCTCCGCCAGTGCCTGGAGTTCGTGTTCGATGAACCCCTCCTCGACGAGAAACCGACGGATGACGACCAGGAAGTCGAACTCCGGATCGAGCTGTCGACAGACGCCCTCACCGACGGTGCCGACTCTGACGAGCAACATCACGTCCGGCGGGATTCTGAACGGGAAGTCACGGAGCATCGTCGTCAACTCGGTAACGATCGCCCGCCAGGTGATCTCCGGGCGGCCTTCGAGATTCTGGACCACGAGTTCCAGCACGCGCCCGACCTCGGCGCGGTCGACGTCGGGTTCGAGCACGTCCAGTGCGATCAGGGCGTCGACCAGCCCGTGAA
Above is a genomic segment from Halorientalis sp. LT38 containing:
- a CDS encoding DUF2270 domain-containing protein, which codes for MSDGDEPPTDEADDEPSDSAAAPDGAHPPDARVGEGLLDRDMGPSSAMAHLYRGEIHRMTLWRERLDKTTNWAVLLIAAVLTWAFSSEANPHYVILVGHAAVVLFLVIEARRYRAYDVWRSRVRYLQEHVWAIGLDPETDLEDAQWREKLADDYRTPTVKISTEEAIAHRLRRVYFPLFTVLNGAWLLRVTAFANTPWPQSAAVGTIPGTVVSGIVAVLYIVALVICCRPRTWHTRGELLDEDLRQNGD
- a CDS encoding universal stress protein, translated to MRAVYATDLSAAIEAAMGTETCLECLERYGIGTFDLVTVTSPNVTAGMPGSDVSRRTRAALDRQRGLLEAEGFEVQTHVVRGTPHRRINGLAERVDADLVIVGSRGQSPLERRLIGSTAKNVARSTVRPLLVQRIVEREDDHEVANEHLFERVLYATDFSENAERAFDQFDRLQTATKEAMLVHVTPPARRAESDAVSDAGERLAALADDLQNRGIETQTQVREGVATEEILAAEAEFEPTTILLGTRGRSPMRRLLLGSVSEDVTARANANVLLVPPRAVR
- a CDS encoding helix-turn-helix domain-containing protein, producing MSQSPSAIATGKFGDETATDATAVDRAAEIQHVLDALDDTDCRAILDAASEDARSANELSDACDLPLSTTYRKLELLTDAGLLEERTRLSATGKHSSEYVRAVDDVVVSLGSDGGSGLEVTCLARSPGDR
- a CDS encoding truncated hemoglobin, with the protein product MSETTLYERLGGRDGIRAVVDDFYDRLVADERLGPFFETADMEQLRRTQTDFLCEAAGGPETYDAPPVREAHLDVPFEPADINRAVALLMESLDAFEVPEDDAAAVVEAVAAYEDELLDGPPE
- a CDS encoding MBL fold metallo-hydrolase; its protein translation is MEPDDFPTPDVEVDEIEPDELKQQIDDGESVTILDARMEGDFEEWHIDGDAVEIANVPYFHFLDDDVDDDLLEQVPEGDPLVVLCAKGGASEYVAGRLAEAGRDVVHLDDGMNGWARIYEREDVSRYDGPGDLYQYQRPSSGCLGYLLVSDGEAAVVDPLRAFTDRYLDDAAALDAELTYAFDTHIHADHISGVRALDERGVTGVIPEAARQRVVTYIDDLETASDGDTYEVGAATVETVHTPGHTSGMTSYLLGGSLLATGDGLFVESVARPDLEEGDEGAPDAARQLYETLQTRVLTLDDDVLVGGAHFSDAAEPAADGTYTAPIGELEDDMEALTMAEDEFVDLILSDMPPRPANYEDIIATNLGQQTADDEEAFELELGPNNCAASQDALTGD
- a CDS encoding helix-turn-helix domain-containing protein, whose protein sequence is MSSGIRATVTFSTPDICPIVEHATAAGATVDSVVTSVRPSADARSATEFAIDEAVETETDLTPVFSHGSTQRYRLTHEDGVSCPCECLGQFGCPVTRYVAREGRLTVVFHAADYDELQTVVAELRDRFPDVDIKRFVRAPAGESDQDTVLVDRSKLTERQLQVLERAHEMGYFEHPRRANATEIAAELDIDPSTLREHLSAAETKLLGDVL